A stretch of the Leopardus geoffroyi isolate Oge1 chromosome B2, O.geoffroyi_Oge1_pat1.0, whole genome shotgun sequence genome encodes the following:
- the LOC123608994 gene encoding protein LEG1 homolog — protein MAFDLSWPYLIVGCIFASLARASNISDVYPPLWKESPGQFSDYKIENGKYIINFWHYPERLGTYKILLNKTAKYFAKFSPENEQNILWGLPVHHGWQYQTGRLADPTESTDCGRKSGDHLCISVDSWWADLNYYLSAMPFLAAVDSGIMGIPSDKVTFLPPPKDQMNFCYNVSSCHSSFPEAMKKWNEFYQHVKSHSSTFDDLLEYLWAAHVSSLEIARKNFHNRLKYYSKQEADFERSWALFVDYLAPPLFPTTLIRTYEFQKELPKRMLMNEDRAPFICDFSGFQNTVLFALSVLHKVHKYTGTLSFVLWKTLMKSTVARKLFLEILEFVLHSFN, from the exons ATGGCTTTCGATCTTTCCTGGCCTTATCTAATCGTTGgttgtatttttgcttctttagCAAGAGCATCCAATATCTCAGATGTATATCCCCCTCTGTGGAAAGAGAGTCCTGGTCAGTTCAGTGACTATAAGATAGAAAATGGAAAGTATATCATTAACTTCTGGCATTATCCTGAGAGATTGGGGACGTACAAAATCCTACTGAACAAGACAgccaaatattttgcaaaattttcaccagaaaatgaacaaaatattttatggggATTGCCTGTACATCATGGATGGCAATATCAGACAG GCAGATTAGCTGATCCCACGGAAAGTACGGACTGTGGCCGTAAATCTGGGGATCATCTGTGCATCTCTGTGGACAGTTGGTGGGCTG ATCTTAATTATTATCTCTCTGCAATGCCCTTCCTTGCTGCGGTTGATTCTGGTATAATGGGGATACCATCAGACAAAGTCACCTTTCTGCCACCGCCTAAGGATCAGATGAATTTTTGTTACAATGTTTCTAGCTGTCATTCATCCTTTCCAGAAGCAATGAAAAAGTGGAATGAATTTTAccag CACGTAAAGTCACATTCTAGTACCTTTGATGACCTGTTGGAGTACTTATGGGCTGCACATGTTTCATCTTTGGAGATTGCTCGTAAAAACTTTCACAATAG ATTAAAATACTATTCTAAACAAGAAGCTGATTTTGAAAGAAGCTGGGCTTTATTTGTGGATTATTTAGCTCCACCACTCTTTCCTACAACCTTAATTAGAACATATGAATTCCAGAAGGAGCTGCCAAAACGCATGCTTATGAATGAGGATAGAGCCCCCTTCATCTGTGACTTTAGTGGCTTTCAGAACACAGTCCTGTTTGCTCTAAGTGTTCTCCACAAAGTACATAAGTACACAg GTacattatcttttgttttatggAAAACTTTAATGAAGTCAACAGTTGCAAGGAAACTGTTTCTAGAGATTTTGGAATTCGTCCTTCATTCTTTCAACTAA